From the genome of Mycetocola spongiae, one region includes:
- a CDS encoding beta/alpha barrel domain-containing protein, with the protein MSVLAPGLIVSLTPSLESPWRTPGDIARLAVAAAEGGASAVKVDGPAAIRAVRAVLPEFPLLAVSIDGSHGGVVRITPTLEHARELVEAGADVVEIEADSASRRADGQDMAELIAQICALGRPVKAGVPNLADALVAVRAGAVIVSSSTMGYPAGVSVGPLPDLDLVSTLVAGAGVPVVAERGYSTLAHLAEARSRGAHAVVVGSAIVDPVWLTRSFVAGWN; encoded by the coding sequence ATGAGCGTCCTCGCTCCGGGACTGATCGTCTCGCTGACCCCCTCGCTCGAGTCGCCGTGGCGCACGCCCGGAGATATTGCCCGGCTCGCGGTGGCCGCCGCCGAGGGCGGCGCGAGTGCCGTGAAGGTGGACGGTCCCGCCGCGATTCGCGCCGTGCGCGCCGTTCTTCCCGAGTTTCCGCTCCTCGCGGTGTCGATCGACGGATCGCACGGCGGTGTGGTCCGGATCACGCCCACGCTGGAGCACGCCCGGGAGCTGGTGGAGGCCGGGGCGGATGTGGTGGAGATCGAGGCCGATTCCGCGTCGCGTCGCGCCGACGGCCAGGATATGGCCGAGCTGATCGCGCAGATCTGTGCGCTGGGCCGACCGGTGAAGGCGGGCGTGCCCAATCTCGCGGATGCCCTCGTTGCTGTGCGTGCGGGAGCGGTGATCGTCAGTTCCTCCACGATGGGCTATCCCGCGGGCGTGAGCGTGGGGCCGCTCCCCGATCTGGATCTGGTCTCCACGCTCGTGGCCGGCGCGGGGGTTCCCGTGGTGGCCGAGCGCGGCTATAGCACCCTCGCGCACCTGGCCGAGGCACGCTCCCGCGGGGCCCATGCGGTGGTTGTGGGCTCCGCGATTGTGGATCCCGTGTGGCTCACGCGCTCGTTCGTGGCGGGCTGGAACTAG
- a CDS encoding AbgT family transporter — protein sequence MVAELTREKFGRRLADSVLGGIERTGNKLPHPFFLFLYIFGIVAVVSTALALFNVAVTMPGTGEVIPVLGFFTSEGILWFLDNFVKNFIQFPPFGTVVMMLMAVGLAERSGLLGAAVTAMFARAPKRILPYAVALIACQGHIMSDVAMIVLPPLAALVFLKAGRNPLAGMIGTFSCVLAGYAGGMFVGVLDTLLLGITEQAVLILPMGAELELNLLMNYFFTAISGVILGFLGGYLIDRVLEPRLGTFVAPENFSIDEGDQLTTTPLQRRGLRAVLIALAGYFVLVIGAWVFPGSPLQGPGGTLVPSPLLSNMVPIIFGAFMLIGVVYGIAAKTFTRGTDVPKMMSESVATMSNYIVLIFVIAQMIALFKWSNLGTFLAVKSAAGLQSMNLTGFPAVVLFVLLIAVLSLVVTSGSALWALVAPVFVPAFMLLNYDPALTLAAYRIGDSVASPLSPLNPYLLVLLVAVQRYEPTAKLGTLLSRMAIFVLPFLVVWLALLAIFFFFDLPLGPGAGIHLN from the coding sequence ATGGTGGCCGAACTCACCCGTGAAAAATTTGGCAGGCGTCTGGCCGATTCCGTCCTCGGAGGAATCGAGCGTACGGGCAATAAGCTGCCGCATCCGTTCTTCCTGTTTTTATATATCTTCGGCATCGTCGCCGTGGTCTCCACGGCGCTCGCGCTGTTTAACGTCGCCGTCACGATGCCGGGCACCGGCGAGGTTATCCCCGTCCTGGGATTCTTCACGAGCGAGGGCATCCTCTGGTTCCTCGATAATTTTGTGAAGAACTTTATCCAGTTCCCGCCGTTTGGCACCGTGGTCATGATGCTCATGGCCGTGGGGCTCGCGGAGCGTTCGGGCCTGCTGGGCGCGGCCGTGACCGCGATGTTTGCCCGCGCCCCCAAGCGCATCCTGCCCTATGCGGTGGCGCTGATAGCGTGCCAGGGACACATCATGAGCGACGTGGCCATGATCGTGCTCCCGCCGCTGGCCGCGCTGGTCTTCCTTAAGGCCGGGCGAAACCCGCTGGCCGGCATGATCGGTACATTCTCCTGTGTGCTCGCGGGCTATGCGGGCGGCATGTTTGTGGGGGTCCTGGACACGCTGCTGCTGGGCATCACCGAGCAGGCAGTGCTGATCCTGCCGATGGGTGCCGAGCTTGAGCTCAACCTGCTGATGAACTACTTCTTTACCGCGATCTCGGGAGTGATCCTCGGATTCCTCGGCGGCTATCTGATCGACCGCGTGCTGGAGCCGCGCCTGGGCACATTTGTGGCCCCGGAGAACTTCAGCATCGACGAGGGTGACCAGCTCACCACCACCCCGCTGCAGCGCCGCGGCCTGCGCGCGGTCCTGATCGCCCTCGCCGGCTATTTTGTGCTGGTCATCGGGGCCTGGGTATTCCCGGGCAGCCCGCTACAGGGGCCGGGCGGCACGCTTGTGCCCTCCCCGCTGCTGAGCAATATGGTGCCCATTATCTTCGGCGCGTTTATGCTCATCGGCGTGGTCTATGGCATCGCGGCCAAGACCTTCACAAGGGGCACCGATGTGCCCAAGATGATGAGTGAATCCGTGGCCACGATGTCCAATTACATCGTGCTGATCTTTGTGATCGCGCAGATGATCGCCCTGTTTAAATGGTCCAACCTCGGCACGTTCCTCGCGGTGAAGAGCGCCGCGGGGCTGCAATCGATGAACCTCACCGGGTTCCCCGCCGTGGTGCTTTTTGTGCTGCTGATCGCGGTGCTGAGCCTCGTGGTGACCTCGGGCTCAGCGCTCTGGGCGCTCGTGGCACCGGTATTTGTGCCCGCGTTTATGCTGCTGAACTACGATCCCGCGCTGACCCTCGCCGCCTATCGCATCGGAGATTCGGTCGCGAGCCCGCTGAGCCCGCTGAACCCGTATCTGCTGGTGCTCCTGGTGGCCGTGCAACGCTATGAGCCCACCGCAAAGCTCGGTACGCTACTGTCCCGAATGGCGATCTTTGTTTTGCCGTTCCTCGTGGTGTGGCTTGCACTGCTGGCAATCTTCTTCTTCTTTGACCTGCCGCTGGGACCCGGCGCCGGCATCCACCTGAACTAG
- a CDS encoding amidohydrolase, giving the protein MNNTDIIALRRDLHRNAELGFVEFYTASRVLDALEDLPVSVRTGAEAMNVAEIVNYPDAETREEWAARGIAAGGNPERIRYLRDHGSAVVAEITGNRPGPVWGLRVDMDALPVAEAADERHLPAREGFRSVTPAMHACGHDGHVAIGVGLLHRLADHDFPGTVRILFQPAEEGVRGARPMVSAGVVEGVERMLAVHLGHDRPTGLIVGSGVDAMATTKYVLDYRGVAAHAAASPEHGRNALAAAATATLGLLGIPRVSSGETRVNVGTLRADGAANIIPAAARMTFETRGTSNAAHEEIDRRAKEIVAGAASMHGVEYELRVTGGAPNMVPDEAMIDLVGAAAAALPGEINFHRTITTTGSDDANIFIRAVQEAGGQGAYVQVCSGNPGPHHSEYFDVDEASILLAVDLLENLLRAG; this is encoded by the coding sequence GTGAATAACACCGATATCATCGCGCTGCGGCGCGATCTGCACCGCAATGCCGAGCTGGGTTTTGTGGAGTTTTATACCGCGAGCCGGGTGCTTGACGCACTCGAGGATCTGCCGGTGAGCGTGCGCACAGGCGCGGAGGCCATGAACGTGGCGGAGATCGTGAACTATCCCGATGCCGAGACCCGCGAGGAGTGGGCGGCGCGCGGGATCGCGGCGGGAGGCAATCCCGAACGCATCCGCTATCTGCGCGATCACGGCTCCGCGGTGGTGGCCGAGATCACCGGCAACCGGCCCGGGCCGGTATGGGGGCTGCGCGTGGATATGGACGCGCTTCCCGTGGCCGAGGCCGCCGATGAGCGCCACCTGCCGGCGCGCGAGGGGTTCCGTTCCGTGACCCCCGCGATGCATGCCTGTGGCCACGACGGCCACGTGGCAATCGGCGTGGGGCTGTTGCATCGCCTCGCCGATCACGATTTTCCGGGCACCGTGCGGATCCTGTTTCAGCCCGCGGAGGAGGGCGTGCGCGGCGCGCGACCCATGGTCTCGGCGGGGGTCGTGGAGGGCGTGGAGCGCATGCTCGCGGTGCACCTCGGCCATGATCGCCCGACCGGGCTGATCGTGGGCAGCGGGGTGGACGCGATGGCCACCACCAAATACGTCCTGGACTATCGCGGGGTTGCGGCGCATGCCGCGGCGAGCCCGGAACACGGCCGCAATGCCCTTGCGGCGGCGGCCACGGCGACGCTGGGGCTGCTGGGCATCCCGCGCGTGAGCTCGGGGGAGACCCGCGTGAACGTGGGAACGCTGCGCGCGGATGGCGCGGCCAATATCATTCCCGCCGCGGCCCGGATGACGTTTGAGACCCGCGGCACCAGCAATGCCGCACACGAGGAGATCGACCGCCGGGCCAAGGAAATCGTGGCCGGGGCGGCCAGTATGCACGGCGTGGAATATGAGCTGCGCGTCACGGGGGGCGCACCCAATATGGTCCCCGATGAGGCCATGATCGACCTGGTGGGGGCCGCGGCCGCGGCGCTGCCGGGCGAGATCAACTTCCACCGCACGATCACCACCACCGGAAGCGATGACGCCAATATTTTCATCCGCGCGGTGCAGGAGGCCGGCGGCCAGGGCGCCTATGTGCAGGTGTGCAGCGGCAACCCCGGCCCGCATCACAGCGAGTATTTTGACGTGGATGAGGCGTCGATCCTGCTCGCGGTGGACCTGCTGGAAAACCTGCTGCGCGCGGGCTAG